Proteins from one Desulforhopalus sp. genomic window:
- the hflK gene encoding FtsH protease activity modulator HflK, translated as MQLNRKERTLAVTIGVNVGLILIKFGLAWYSGSLALKAGAWHSFSDIFVSGIVLSGLILAHKEDVQGSHGISRIENGVALLIGLLILYVGYDIFMEVVQGSQIALANVPVVIGGAGLTIVVSYFMARYKIFVGRATDSPSLIADGFHSKLDMYSSIVVVFGLIGYQIGLTTMDRMAAVVVVALVAWAGLEIMFGASLALRAGGLPDVLHGNYLLRHTVKWTPFLRKVGAPILLIAYLTTGIYSVGSDQVGIEKRFGKATAKDIQPGLHYRLPWPFSTVDLVNVAKVRSAETVKSLMLTGDENLIEVGATVHYSVQNAFDFAYSIAGPEKLVALATESALRQIISRRQVDAVLTEGKAEIQEQTLAAAQEILDKAQAGVRLIAVQLVKAKPPDEVLPAFQDVASAKEDQVTYLNEAYAYKNEVIPASRGKAAEITAVAEAYREEKITRSRGDAGSFQTRLTAFNENKEITQTRLYIETMERILPGVDKLIVDKRIDIQATDLWMLNGRLDGGPFLEGVKK; from the coding sequence GTGCAACTAAACAGAAAAGAGCGAACACTGGCCGTGACCATCGGGGTCAACGTCGGCCTGATACTCATAAAATTCGGCCTGGCCTGGTATTCCGGCAGCCTGGCCCTGAAAGCGGGAGCCTGGCATTCTTTCTCGGATATTTTTGTCTCGGGAATTGTGTTGTCAGGCCTAATCTTGGCACATAAGGAAGACGTGCAGGGCAGCCACGGTATCAGCCGTATTGAAAATGGCGTGGCACTGCTCATAGGTCTCTTGATTCTCTATGTCGGCTACGACATTTTTATGGAAGTTGTCCAGGGCAGCCAAATAGCCCTGGCCAACGTGCCGGTGGTCATCGGTGGCGCCGGTCTGACCATCGTCGTCAGTTACTTCATGGCCCGCTATAAGATTTTTGTGGGCCGTGCAACCGACTCGCCCAGCTTGATCGCCGACGGTTTTCACTCCAAGTTAGACATGTACAGTTCCATTGTAGTGGTCTTCGGATTGATCGGCTACCAAATCGGCCTGACCACCATGGATCGTATGGCGGCGGTTGTCGTGGTTGCTCTGGTAGCCTGGGCCGGATTGGAGATTATGTTCGGCGCATCTCTTGCCTTGCGGGCCGGTGGCTTGCCCGATGTGCTGCACGGCAACTATTTGTTGCGCCATACCGTCAAGTGGACCCCATTTCTCCGTAAGGTCGGTGCACCGATCCTGCTGATAGCCTATTTGACCACCGGCATCTATTCAGTCGGGTCGGATCAGGTGGGTATCGAAAAGCGGTTTGGTAAAGCTACGGCGAAAGATATTCAACCCGGCTTGCACTATCGCTTGCCGTGGCCCTTCAGCACCGTCGATCTTGTCAATGTTGCAAAGGTACGTTCAGCCGAAACCGTGAAATCGCTGATGCTCACCGGCGACGAAAACCTGATCGAAGTCGGAGCCACGGTGCACTATTCGGTGCAGAATGCCTTTGATTTTGCCTACAGCATCGCCGGTCCCGAGAAACTTGTGGCGCTGGCCACTGAATCCGCCCTGCGCCAGATCATCAGTCGCCGGCAGGTGGATGCCGTGCTCACCGAGGGTAAAGCCGAAATACAGGAACAGACGCTCGCCGCAGCCCAGGAAATACTTGACAAGGCACAAGCCGGTGTTCGTCTTATCGCGGTTCAGTTGGTTAAAGCCAAACCGCCTGATGAGGTATTGCCGGCATTTCAGGATGTGGCCAGCGCCAAGGAAGACCAAGTCACCTATCTCAATGAGGCCTATGCCTACAAAAATGAAGTCATCCCGGCCAGCCGTGGCAAGGCCGCCGAAATTACCGCCGTGGCCGAAGCCTACCGAGAGGAAAAGATCACCCGCAGTCGGGGTGACGCCGGTTCTTTCCAAACCCGTCTGACGGCTTTCAATGAAAACAAGGAAATAACCCAAACCCGCCTGTATATCGAAACCATGGAACGCATACTGCCGGGGGTCGACAAGCTGATCGTCGACAAACGCATCGATATCCAGGCCACCGATTTATGGATGCTCAACGGCCGCTTGGATGGCGGACCATTTCTGGAGGGAGTGAAAAAGTGA
- a CDS encoding M23 family metallopeptidase — protein MTVLLPLLCLMFSLNTLDIPLLLDSYELDSADIPLEEFLSANQYINNQDLQTEKPLRQSDKNGKVIIKASHGKKMLNNNRKTSVVVISPVAKKRQILNNQATSSEDLQQLTDNDNISSGFGKRADPLNNSPKFHKGIDISRPTGTEVFAWANGVVARTGWLRGYGLTVEIVHPNGIKTRYAHLNLTNIRKGQKISKGQLLGQVGETGRTTGANLHFEVVVAGKLSDPLNHLSENDEIVGNGRITMNNG, from the coding sequence ATGACGGTACTACTGCCATTACTCTGCCTTATGTTTTCTTTAAATACACTGGATATACCTTTGCTTTTAGATAGTTATGAATTGGATTCTGCCGACATCCCCCTTGAGGAGTTTTTGTCGGCAAATCAATACATCAATAACCAAGATCTCCAAACGGAGAAGCCACTGCGTCAATCAGACAAGAATGGAAAAGTTATAATAAAAGCAAGCCATGGAAAAAAAATGCTCAACAACAATCGCAAAACATCTGTGGTTGTTATATCCCCAGTCGCCAAGAAAAGACAGATATTGAATAACCAAGCAACAAGTAGTGAGGATTTACAACAGCTCACCGACAATGACAATATCTCCTCCGGCTTTGGCAAAAGAGCCGATCCACTTAATAATAGTCCGAAGTTTCATAAAGGCATCGACATATCTCGGCCAACGGGAACGGAGGTGTTCGCCTGGGCCAATGGTGTGGTGGCGCGAACCGGATGGCTGCGTGGATACGGATTAACTGTAGAGATCGTTCATCCGAATGGCATAAAAACCCGGTACGCTCACCTCAACCTAACAAATATTCGCAAGGGCCAAAAAATCAGTAAGGGCCAACTCCTCGGACAAGTAGGTGAAACCGGGCGAACTACCGGTGCAAATCTTCATTTTGAGGTAGTTGTTGCCGGTAAACTTTCAGATCCCCTGAACCACCTCTCGGAGAATGATGAAATAGTTGGGAATGGTCGAATTACAATGAATAATGGCTAG
- a CDS encoding HPF/RaiA family ribosome-associated protein — MIQIIFKNLKRSELVRAAVTRRLKSVVDRFPALKECRIHATLEMHNSPIQARPDLFTVKVLVRNGRYRGVKLKKSAQNLYVALADVMEHTLEKFNRFGDRLRVKERSRERQKKVCRLDQESWSLE; from the coding sequence ATGATTCAGATAATTTTCAAGAATTTGAAACGATCAGAACTGGTAAGAGCAGCTGTAACACGACGGCTGAAAAGCGTGGTCGATAGGTTTCCAGCTTTGAAAGAGTGCCGAATCCATGCTACTCTAGAAATGCACAATTCACCGATACAAGCTCGGCCCGATCTCTTCACGGTCAAAGTCCTTGTTCGAAACGGTCGGTATCGTGGGGTCAAACTGAAGAAATCCGCTCAAAATCTTTATGTCGCACTCGCGGATGTAATGGAACACACGCTTGAAAAGTTCAACCGCTTCGGTGATCGGTTACGTGTTAAAGAGAGAAGTAGAGAAAGACAGAAGAAAGTTTGCCGCTTGGACCAAGAGTCCTGGAGTCTTGAATAG
- a CDS encoding LamG domain-containing protein, producing the protein MTTCGKYWQVSLLLLLVALFPGLTMGEAKNGDKIGQWTGRHTRLVWVQDQGDGADTLALGKNLKLYGYDSEDGKGERPLLPNVDNFFLPLITPDGKQVIVSNRLSRQMYLVEWESGKVLELGSGVAVAVWQDPHPSLLLRKKTTWVYSFDGPQPENKYGTSQPLYRFQLEKPAKKELIWDKTNLAWSNIQLSRDGEILGGVFPWPDAGVLWTKDKRWQRLGNGCWTSISPDNSKLLWVFDGLHRNIQMHSVIGGDSWNVKINGAPDVGGYEVYHPRWSNHPRYFVITGPYEKGDGGNRIGGGGEKVEIHIGRFDERARNVVDWLKVTNNGRADFYPDLWIEGGNEVKLADSVAQKSAPVKTMNWPFSRERLVFVWENMKAANQLDENSPVGFLQCNINLRGKSLHTNNFQIATNGGWGDTGETGKKVGAALARTSRATVEFSLIPEPNQHGRIISLTAGEKPGVIIQQQGDNLLIHTVGEQVSWPGILVAGKPLHLVVTNTGDSLELFANGKSLGKKAGKIDFSETTVDSLSFGDPAGGWRGTLAGIAIYDQALEPSEIAANSRMAEERNREAKRSERLVVEGKLAERTEIPAPDSIGAYRRALVVNTYSIDKVVSGEYGQKSVLVAEWAILDRTIVKKYDTPAQPEQLVLEKFGDHPELEGERQMMDVFEPDLEMYYRIPQIIE; encoded by the coding sequence ATGACAACATGTGGAAAATATTGGCAGGTCAGTCTCTTGTTGCTACTGGTGGCATTGTTTCCTGGACTGACGATGGGTGAGGCAAAAAACGGCGACAAAATCGGTCAATGGACCGGCAGACACACCCGATTGGTATGGGTGCAGGATCAGGGTGATGGCGCCGATACCTTGGCGCTAGGCAAGAATCTCAAACTCTATGGCTATGATTCCGAAGATGGCAAAGGCGAGCGGCCGTTGCTGCCGAATGTCGACAATTTTTTCTTGCCGCTCATCACCCCCGATGGCAAACAGGTGATCGTCAGCAACCGATTATCGCGGCAGATGTACTTGGTGGAGTGGGAAAGCGGCAAGGTGCTGGAACTTGGTTCAGGTGTTGCGGTGGCGGTCTGGCAGGATCCCCACCCCAGTCTCCTGTTGCGCAAAAAGACGACCTGGGTCTATAGTTTTGATGGACCGCAGCCCGAAAACAAGTACGGCACGAGTCAACCCCTTTACCGCTTCCAACTGGAAAAGCCGGCCAAAAAGGAATTGATCTGGGACAAGACCAATCTCGCCTGGTCGAACATCCAGCTTTCTCGCGACGGAGAGATCCTTGGCGGGGTTTTCCCCTGGCCGGACGCAGGTGTGCTGTGGACCAAGGATAAGCGGTGGCAGAGACTCGGCAACGGTTGTTGGACCTCGATCAGTCCCGATAATTCCAAGTTACTGTGGGTCTTCGATGGCTTGCACCGTAATATTCAGATGCATAGCGTTATCGGCGGAGACAGTTGGAATGTGAAGATCAATGGGGCACCCGACGTTGGTGGCTATGAAGTGTATCACCCGCGTTGGAGCAACCATCCCCGCTACTTCGTAATCACCGGTCCTTATGAAAAAGGAGATGGCGGCAACAGGATCGGCGGCGGCGGTGAAAAGGTCGAGATCCACATCGGTCGTTTCGATGAACGGGCGCGAAACGTCGTGGACTGGTTAAAGGTGACCAATAACGGCCGGGCTGATTTCTATCCCGATCTGTGGATTGAAGGAGGCAACGAAGTCAAACTCGCTGACAGCGTCGCGCAGAAGAGCGCGCCTGTTAAGACCATGAACTGGCCTTTCTCGCGAGAGCGTCTGGTGTTCGTCTGGGAGAACATGAAGGCTGCCAATCAGCTGGACGAGAATAGTCCGGTTGGTTTTTTGCAATGCAATATCAACCTCAGGGGTAAATCTCTCCATACCAATAATTTCCAGATAGCAACCAATGGCGGATGGGGTGATACAGGTGAGACGGGAAAAAAAGTCGGCGCGGCCTTAGCTCGAACCAGTCGGGCCACAGTGGAATTTTCTCTTATACCGGAACCAAATCAACACGGAAGGATAATCTCTCTAACGGCTGGAGAGAAACCAGGGGTAATAATTCAGCAGCAAGGGGATAATCTCTTGATACATACTGTAGGTGAGCAGGTCTCGTGGCCTGGAATCCTTGTGGCCGGGAAACCTCTCCACCTTGTTGTTACCAATACCGGAGACAGTCTGGAGCTTTTTGCGAACGGAAAAAGCCTTGGGAAAAAAGCAGGGAAAATTGATTTTTCCGAGACAACTGTTGACTCTCTGAGTTTTGGTGACCCGGCCGGTGGCTGGCGCGGTACCCTGGCCGGAATAGCGATCTATGACCAAGCGCTTGAACCTTCTGAAATAGCAGCAAACAGCCGTATGGCGGAAGAACGCAACAGAGAAGCTAAACGGTCCGAGAGGCTTGTGGTCGAGGGGAAACTGGCTGAAAGGACAGAGATCCCGGCACCTGATTCCATTGGCGCCTACCGCCGAGCTCTGGTAGTCAACACTTATTCTATCGACAAGGTTGTCAGCGGCGAATATGGCCAAAAGAGTGTCCTGGTGGCCGAATGGGCTATTCTCGACCGGACTATCGTCAAGAAATATGACACGCCTGCGCAACCGGAGCAGCTGGTCCTGGAAAAATTTGGAGACCATCCTGAATTGGAAGGCGAACGCCAAATGATGGATGTTTTTGAACCCGATCTGGAGATGTATTACCGGATACCGCAGATTATTGAGTAA
- the lnt gene encoding apolipoprotein N-acyltransferase encodes MAALHPYIFAALSGVGLWLAFPGGGAMPQLLPLVLVPLLHAVAVGSLRQATLVGLVGGLVHFLLLLYWIVIVLNTYGGLSWFFSLLALVLLASYMSIYIAIFAAITRFSLEALPPAINLWLLPALWVGLDWLRSILFSGFPWMDLGYALYNLPTVIQIADLVGHYGLTYLIVMLNLLIFFFSKSRRNSLTQSQLILPVCLLLLVVVYSQRRMQQIQQQANAAPHMTIGVVQGNIDQSVKWLPAQQKTTVDTYLRLSNSLTNSSAPSLIVWPETALPVYPLTEAQMAPLHTLLRQGDFALLSGVPLHETINRNIKPKLYNSALLLKPDGTTVGTYHKSHLVPFGEYVPLQDVFPFISPLVQAVGNFSAGTIDQPLPRQEAKLGILICFESVFADLSRQWVKAGANLLVNLTNDAWYGRSSAPYHSLAMAVFRAVETRRSLVRSANTGISAFIEPTGTIAEQSEIFIQWAKSAEISLLTGKTVWVRFGYLFAPACLTLSLIISASTLSIRRLRT; translated from the coding sequence ATGGCAGCTCTTCACCCCTATATTTTTGCCGCTCTAAGCGGCGTTGGCCTTTGGCTGGCCTTTCCCGGCGGCGGTGCCATGCCCCAGCTGCTGCCTCTTGTATTGGTACCACTGCTGCATGCGGTTGCCGTCGGCTCGCTGCGACAAGCGACTCTTGTCGGTCTCGTCGGCGGCCTCGTCCATTTTTTGTTGCTGCTCTACTGGATCGTTATAGTCCTCAACACTTACGGCGGCTTGTCTTGGTTTTTTTCACTGTTGGCATTGGTGCTACTGGCGTCGTACATGAGCATCTACATCGCCATCTTCGCGGCAATCACCCGTTTCAGTCTTGAGGCTTTACCTCCGGCCATTAACCTCTGGCTGCTACCGGCTCTGTGGGTCGGACTCGACTGGCTGCGCAGCATCCTGTTCAGCGGCTTCCCCTGGATGGACCTCGGCTACGCTTTGTACAACCTTCCCACCGTCATCCAAATCGCTGATCTCGTTGGCCACTATGGGTTAACCTACCTGATCGTCATGCTCAATCTTCTGATATTTTTTTTCAGTAAAAGTCGCCGAAACTCTCTGACCCAGAGTCAGCTTATCCTGCCGGTCTGCCTATTGCTGCTGGTTGTCGTCTACAGCCAGCGGCGGATGCAACAGATCCAACAACAGGCGAATGCGGCACCTCACATGACTATCGGGGTGGTCCAAGGCAATATCGACCAGAGTGTCAAATGGCTGCCGGCGCAGCAAAAAACAACGGTCGATACCTACCTGCGCCTGAGCAATTCCCTTACTAATAGTTCTGCACCGTCGTTGATCGTCTGGCCGGAGACGGCCTTGCCCGTTTACCCGCTTACCGAAGCTCAGATGGCACCTTTGCACACCTTGTTAAGACAAGGAGACTTCGCTCTGCTCAGTGGTGTCCCTTTGCACGAAACCATAAATCGAAACATCAAGCCCAAGCTTTACAACAGTGCTTTGTTACTCAAGCCGGATGGGACCACCGTCGGCACCTATCATAAATCGCACCTCGTGCCCTTTGGGGAATATGTGCCATTACAAGATGTTTTTCCCTTTATATCGCCCTTGGTGCAAGCGGTTGGCAACTTCAGCGCAGGCACCATTGACCAACCTCTACCCCGACAGGAAGCCAAACTCGGTATCCTGATCTGTTTCGAATCAGTTTTTGCCGATCTTTCGCGACAGTGGGTCAAAGCAGGGGCCAATCTTTTAGTGAATTTGACTAACGACGCCTGGTACGGTCGCTCAAGCGCCCCTTACCACAGTTTGGCCATGGCGGTGTTCCGTGCCGTGGAAACGAGGCGCAGCCTGGTGCGCTCCGCCAATACCGGGATTTCGGCCTTCATCGAACCAACCGGGACGATTGCCGAGCAATCGGAGATTTTCATCCAATGGGCCAAATCCGCCGAAATATCCCTTCTCACCGGCAAAACCGTCTGGGTTCGTTTCGGCTACCTTTTTGCTCCAGCATGTCTCACCCTTAGTCTTATCATCAGTGCAAGCACGCTGTCTATTCGACGACTGAGAACATAG
- the hflC gene encoding protease modulator HflC has protein sequence MKTTKMMVILTSFLAAGFFAVNLIFFQVDQTEYVVVTEFGKPVRALKEPGLYWKLPDPIQSVRRYDNRVMVYLPNQTEFLTKDKKNIVTESYPVWRIEDPVLFMKTVRDTAGARDRLTDIISSELGVAFGQYDLSSLITTDETGMKLPEMMEQVTRIAKGKVEPYGMKVVDVRVKVLNFPEKNKLSVFQRMRAERERIARKYRSEGAEEASKIRAETDKEKQVLLSQARETAEIIKGEGDAQAIRVYASAYQKGPEFYQFTRSLEAYEKFVNEKTTTILPSDAKILKYFGNNGPADSNEGGLLKNERSKR, from the coding sequence GTGAAAACAACAAAAATGATGGTCATTTTAACAAGTTTTTTAGCAGCGGGGTTTTTCGCTGTCAATCTGATTTTTTTCCAGGTCGACCAGACCGAATATGTTGTGGTTACCGAGTTCGGTAAGCCGGTTCGGGCACTCAAGGAGCCAGGACTTTATTGGAAACTGCCCGATCCGATCCAAAGTGTTCGGCGTTACGATAATCGGGTGATGGTCTACCTGCCGAATCAAACCGAATTTTTAACCAAAGACAAAAAAAATATCGTCACTGAGTCCTACCCCGTCTGGCGCATCGAAGATCCCGTGCTCTTTATGAAGACGGTTCGCGATACGGCCGGCGCCCGTGATCGTCTGACGGATATCATCTCTTCGGAACTCGGTGTGGCCTTTGGTCAATACGATCTTTCTTCATTGATCACCACCGATGAAACCGGAATGAAACTGCCGGAGATGATGGAGCAGGTGACACGTATAGCCAAAGGAAAGGTTGAACCTTATGGCATGAAGGTGGTGGATGTTCGGGTTAAGGTTTTGAATTTTCCGGAAAAAAATAAGCTCAGCGTCTTTCAGCGGATGCGAGCGGAACGCGAGCGCATTGCTCGTAAATACCGCTCCGAAGGTGCCGAAGAGGCGTCCAAGATCCGCGCCGAGACTGACAAGGAAAAACAGGTGTTATTGTCCCAGGCGCGTGAAACGGCCGAGATTATCAAAGGAGAAGGCGATGCCCAGGCTATTCGGGTATACGCGAGCGCTTACCAAAAAGGACCTGAATTTTACCAATTCACCCGTTCTTTAGAGGCTTATGAAAAATTCGTTAATGAAAAAACCACCACCATTTTGCCGAGCGATGCAAAAATATTGAAATATTTCGGCAACAACGGACCGGCAGACAGCAACGAAGGAGGTCTTTTGAAAAATGAACGATCAAAGCGATAA
- a CDS encoding peptidyl-prolyl cis-trans isomerase: protein MKNRPIRPFVIAALLSAILLSGCGSSPQPPDADTVAVFEGGRITRQEVKKTVGELQKAFEKNSEATKKLREKSTYRKLIEEMALDKVVNNKITAMKLDNRKNIKHAMKHISEELNISELLSKSHKQDIKVSDEEVKERYDRDRAAFGEATLAQATERLRSLLQAEKEQRSFQEYLENLRKNAVITRYDELLEVPEPIEADVRMHYEQNRNAYPGKSFEEASSDVATAVRAKNTALWFQEKQNRTLMTIHGKPFTVGEFFEEFEEFPAKERERYGDFESKKKLLDKMVDRLLLVEDSYDQMLSTETKDQRDHIRQDILKKLLHQEEVDDQIQVSEEEMQAFFEKNSELFIEPPQVRINYIRISAGQTDAERNQAEKKVKDAYSKLKPGLFKKAEPFAKIAEEYSEDPETAKNGGALEGWISEKTEMIEEIASHGFHENVLGLGEQDISLPFIYFNSYYIVQVRERQEPSHMAFEQARETVKMEINARKHEEKTLQMEKALRKQAGLIIFDKTLDSML from the coding sequence ATGAAAAATCGCCCCATACGCCCCTTCGTCATCGCCGCTTTACTCTCGGCAATTCTCCTCTCCGGCTGTGGGAGTTCGCCCCAGCCTCCGGATGCCGATACGGTTGCCGTGTTCGAGGGTGGTCGGATCACGCGACAGGAGGTTAAAAAAACTGTCGGTGAATTGCAAAAGGCTTTTGAAAAAAACAGCGAAGCGACAAAAAAACTTCGCGAGAAATCGACCTATCGCAAACTTATCGAAGAAATGGCTCTCGACAAGGTGGTCAATAATAAAATTACCGCCATGAAGCTGGATAACCGTAAGAACATTAAGCATGCGATGAAACATATCTCGGAGGAACTGAATATCTCGGAACTCCTTTCTAAATCTCATAAGCAGGACATTAAAGTCTCCGACGAAGAGGTGAAAGAACGCTACGACAGGGATCGCGCAGCCTTTGGAGAAGCAACGCTTGCCCAGGCAACCGAGCGGCTTCGTTCTCTGCTTCAGGCAGAAAAAGAGCAGCGCTCCTTTCAAGAGTATTTGGAAAATTTACGCAAGAATGCCGTGATCACCCGTTATGACGAGCTGCTTGAGGTTCCTGAACCGATAGAAGCTGATGTGCGAATGCATTACGAACAAAACAGAAATGCCTATCCCGGAAAATCCTTTGAAGAAGCCAGTAGTGATGTCGCAACAGCCGTTCGGGCAAAAAACACTGCCCTCTGGTTTCAGGAAAAGCAAAATCGGACGCTCATGACCATCCATGGCAAGCCGTTCACGGTCGGGGAATTTTTCGAAGAATTCGAAGAGTTTCCCGCTAAAGAACGGGAACGTTACGGAGATTTCGAAAGCAAGAAAAAACTCCTCGATAAAATGGTCGATCGACTGTTGCTGGTTGAAGACAGCTACGATCAGATGTTGAGCACGGAGACCAAGGATCAACGTGATCATATACGGCAAGATATCCTCAAAAAGCTACTTCATCAGGAAGAGGTGGACGATCAAATCCAGGTGTCGGAGGAAGAGATGCAAGCCTTTTTCGAGAAGAACTCCGAACTCTTTATCGAACCGCCGCAAGTGCGGATCAACTATATTCGCATAAGTGCCGGTCAAACGGACGCCGAGAGAAACCAAGCCGAAAAGAAAGTCAAAGATGCCTATAGCAAGCTAAAACCCGGACTGTTCAAGAAAGCCGAGCCTTTTGCCAAGATCGCTGAGGAATATTCCGAAGACCCCGAAACAGCGAAAAACGGCGGCGCTCTGGAGGGATGGATTTCCGAAAAAACCGAGATGATCGAAGAAATCGCCAGCCACGGATTCCACGAAAACGTTCTTGGGCTTGGGGAACAGGACATCAGCTTGCCCTTCATATATTTCAACAGCTACTACATCGTCCAAGTGCGGGAACGTCAGGAGCCGAGCCACATGGCTTTTGAACAGGCCCGTGAGACAGTGAAAATGGAGATTAATGCACGTAAACATGAGGAAAAAACTCTGCAAATGGAGAAGGCCCTGCGGAAACAGGCTGGTCTGATCATTTTCGATAAAACTCTAGATTCGATGCTTTAA
- the hflK gene encoding FtsH protease activity modulator HflK: protein MNDQSDKTHEINSQPDGRKPPMDRVSTGDSPPVLAELFIRGVAFLQTLQGGARFVAGFFQTGRGDGGSVRGDVRRAFANLSFRKIFIGGGLLAVLLYVVSGVYVVNPGEVAVVRLFGKEVDQGINEGMHYRLPWPFQEVDIVNVATVRREGIGVLLPEHESIHSSPEVIQFLSGDDNIVDIQAVVQYRIKDASAYLYNVDYRDCQLINEVIRSSITEIGGGMRVDDILTIGKERLQELIQVKAQGVLDRYGSGLELVGINLNKVYPPEEVAEAFRDVSNAKQDREKTVNDAWGYQNTVVPQARGDAARILQEAEAYKIAAINKAGGEAGRFQQMLAEYEQGLQKGAADVTVTRLYLESMEKVMAKVKKYIVDPQDGGKMNLRLLQK, encoded by the coding sequence ATGAACGATCAAAGCGATAAAACACATGAAATAAATTCACAGCCGGACGGGCGCAAGCCGCCGATGGATAGAGTATCGACTGGGGATAGCCCCCCTGTGCTCGCCGAACTTTTCATCCGCGGGGTTGCTTTTTTGCAGACACTTCAAGGGGGTGCCCGCTTTGTGGCCGGCTTTTTTCAGACCGGCAGAGGCGATGGCGGATCGGTGCGGGGAGATGTCCGTCGGGCTTTCGCCAATTTAAGTTTTCGGAAAATATTTATCGGCGGTGGATTGCTCGCCGTTCTGCTCTACGTGGTAAGTGGGGTTTATGTGGTCAATCCCGGCGAGGTTGCGGTGGTACGGCTTTTTGGCAAGGAGGTCGATCAAGGCATTAATGAAGGGATGCACTACCGTCTGCCCTGGCCTTTTCAGGAGGTTGACATCGTCAATGTTGCTACTGTCCGCCGGGAGGGGATCGGCGTTCTGCTGCCGGAGCATGAGTCGATCCACTCGTCACCGGAGGTGATCCAGTTTCTCTCCGGAGACGATAATATCGTTGATATCCAGGCTGTTGTTCAGTACCGCATCAAGGATGCATCCGCCTATCTGTACAATGTCGATTATCGGGATTGCCAGTTGATCAACGAAGTCATACGCAGTTCCATTACCGAAATCGGCGGCGGGATGCGGGTTGATGATATCTTGACTATCGGCAAGGAGCGTCTTCAGGAGCTGATTCAGGTAAAAGCGCAGGGTGTGCTCGATCGATACGGAAGTGGGCTGGAATTGGTGGGGATCAACCTCAATAAGGTGTATCCGCCGGAAGAGGTGGCTGAAGCATTCCGAGATGTCTCAAATGCCAAGCAGGACCGCGAGAAGACCGTCAACGATGCCTGGGGATATCAAAACACCGTTGTCCCTCAAGCAAGAGGCGATGCGGCAAGGATTCTTCAAGAGGCGGAGGCATACAAAATAGCCGCCATCAATAAGGCCGGTGGTGAAGCCGGCCGCTTCCAGCAAATGTTGGCTGAATATGAACAAGGTCTGCAAAAAGGCGCAGCAGATGTCACCGTGACTCGTCTGTATTTAGAGAGCATGGAGAAGGTGATGGCGAAGGTGAAAAAATACATAGTTGACCCACAGGACGGTGGAAAAATGAATTTGCGCCTCCTGCAAAAATAA
- a CDS encoding thioredoxin domain-containing protein, whose translation MKHLKYIIPSLALAMVAITLPAFAATAGNGQDDRVQWTQVSDLQLPNKPLDIAYSLDGNYAFILTDSKQVLVYNQQGKLQGRIPAGEGVSAIDISPRGEFLYLIDSKDNRLSTLAVDFILDIDISDSPIKGKIGAPVTVAVFSDFECSYCSKLLPILEQALKRNPETVKIAFKNFPLQNHKMAGPAALAALAAKEQGKFWEFHDRLFAEEKVTTDSFSKIATELGLNQERFNADQKSPLLVQKLNKDMAEAYKFGITGTPAVFVNGKKLNQRTIEELQRLIDEELSKPTK comes from the coding sequence ATGAAACATCTCAAATACATTATCCCCAGCTTGGCGTTAGCCATGGTCGCAATCACATTGCCTGCTTTTGCCGCTACTGCCGGCAACGGTCAAGATGATCGAGTTCAATGGACTCAGGTCAGTGATCTGCAATTACCCAACAAACCCCTGGATATTGCCTATTCTTTGGACGGCAATTACGCCTTTATTCTGACGGACAGCAAGCAGGTTTTGGTCTACAATCAGCAAGGGAAACTGCAAGGACGAATTCCAGCTGGCGAAGGGGTGTCGGCAATCGATATTTCGCCTCGTGGTGAATTCCTATATCTTATTGATAGCAAAGATAATCGTCTTTCGACCCTGGCAGTCGATTTTATCCTCGACATAGACATTTCGGATTCTCCGATCAAGGGGAAAATCGGTGCGCCGGTCACCGTTGCCGTTTTTTCCGATTTTGAATGCTCCTATTGCAGCAAATTATTGCCAATTCTCGAACAAGCCCTCAAGCGAAATCCTGAAACTGTAAAAATTGCCTTCAAGAACTTTCCTCTTCAAAATCACAAAATGGCCGGGCCTGCGGCTTTAGCCGCTTTGGCTGCCAAAGAACAAGGAAAATTTTGGGAGTTTCATGACCGTTTGTTTGCCGAAGAAAAAGTTACTACTGACTCTTTCAGCAAAATCGCCACCGAACTTGGCTTAAACCAAGAACGTTTCAACGCTGACCAGAAATCACCACTGTTAGTCCAAAAGCTCAACAAGGATATGGCTGAGGCATATAAGTTTGGCATAACTGGAACTCCCGCCGTGTTTGTCAATGGTAAAAAACTGAATCAACGCACCATTGAAGAGCTGCAAAGGTTGATCGACGAGGAATTGAGCAAACCAACGAAATGA